The Myroides fluvii region CTTAAGTTCTCGGATATCTTGCGCTATCAACTGTATGAATGCAATCAGAAATTCGTTTTCCTCTACCAGGAAATTCAATACTTACAAGATTTAGTAGCCATAGAAGAAATTCGCTGGCAAGAAGAACTAGAGGTAGTATGTACTTGGAAAATTGAAACCAAACAACTGCGAATTGCCCCTTTACTTTTAGTACCGCTCGTTGAGAACGCCTTTAAACACGTTTCTCGATTACCCCATCAACAGGGGTATGTACACATTCAATGCCAAGAGGAAAAGGGAAAACTGACCTTAGCCATTGAAAATTCGTATAACGACACCTACAAAAGAGAAAAACAACAAGGAGGCATTGGCTTACTCAACATTACCGAGCGATTGAACATGCAGTATCCCAACGCGCATTCCTTTCAAATGACACAAAAAGAAGATACCTTTACTGTAGTACTCCAAATCGATTTACACCATGCAATTAACCACAGCTAAAACGCCCCTTCCACTCAAATGTCTCGTCATAGACGATGAACCTTTAGCGCGAAGAGCCATCGTGGATTTCATCGCACAAGTGGATTTCTTAATCGCACAAGCTTCTTGTGGTTCTGCCCTTGAGGCACAAGAGTTAATGCGTAAAGACAACTATGATCTGCTCTTCTTGGATATTAATATGCCCTATCTCTCGGGAATTGATTTTTTAGAATCCATCAACCAACCGCCTATGGTTATTTTTACCACGGCCTATTCCGAACACGCCCTAGAGGGCTATCGCTTGCAGATTGTGGATTACCTACTCAAACCCATTACTTTTAAACGCTTCTTCCAAGCGGCCCTAAAAGCTAAAGAATGGCATGATCTCAAACATCAAAATAAAGAAGAAATAGGTCTATCTGATGGTTCGATGTACATCAAACACGAGGATAGTTTTGTCAAAATACAGTGGACCTCCATTCGCTACATTGAGGGAATGCAGAATTACGTGAAGATTCACACGGCAGATAAAAATTACATCATCCATCAAACCATGATTGCTATTGAGGATCTTCTGCCTAAGGATCACTTCTTTCGAATACACAAATCCTACTTAATTAACGTGAATCACATGAGTTCTATCTCAGGAAATAAAGTACTGATTCACGGGGTACAGCTGCCCATTGCCCGATTGCGCAAAGAAGCACTATTGAATGATATTATCTATAAAAACTTATTGAGTAAATAGCAAAAGAGGCACATGTGCCTCTTTTGCTATTTACTTCAATTCTCTCGTTAAGGGGCGAATAGCCATTCGCCCCTACAGGGCCCAGCGCAATTTAACAGCGCCATAAAACGTACTGGTAAATCGCGGATCAGCCTCTTTTTTCTCTTTGAATATATTTTTGATTTTGCGCTCATTATACGAAAAAGAACGCACAAGCGAACTACCTGCCGTTAGAGATAAAGTCAGGTGCTCATTCAATTTAAACTCCGGTCGGAGTCCCGCAACAATTTGTTGAAACCCCAACAACATATTCTTGTCGTCTTTTTTAATTACGGCGGTCATCCCTTGCAAATCGGCTGCTAGTTTTACGTCTGTCATTTCGTTGACTTTATATCCCAATTCCACCCCTTGTGGGAAGGCTACATGCACGTAAAAATCACCCTGGGTCTCCCAATTAAAATAAATTCCTGGTAATACCATGGGAACTCCAAAACTATTGGTCAGCACAGGTCCAACCCCTAAAGCTACTTTATCATTGAAATGCTTAATAAAAAAAACACCTCCTTGGGCCAAAATAGCTTCGCTATTGATTACCTCCATATCCGTGTATACCCCAACGGTGGCCATAACTAACATCGACCAGGAATCACTAATCGAACGAAAGTGTTTCAACCCCACCTGCGCATTCAACAATTCAGTCGGAAACAGCTCTTCTTCATACAACTTATGTTCCATTTGTGCATAAGCTCCTTGAGCAACAATAGACCAAATACGGGGTTTATTTCGCTTATCCATCGTTAAGGATAACGGAATCTCCACGTTGACCTCTACCCTTCTAAAATCGGTCTTTGAAGGTGTTTTTACACTATCTATTGGCCTTACATAGTTGGAAAAAGGCACATAATCCACCTTAAATTCTCCTCTTATTTTTTCTTGAGACCACATGGTTACCATCCCCAGTAGGAAAGCACAACAAACTAAAACTAAACGTATCTTCATTCTTTTGATTTTGGTGCAAAGCAATTCCTAATTCCTCAAGAAACCGCATCTCTTTGACCACTGGTCTACTTATTTTGATGAATGACACCTTTCATTCGATTTTCTTTCGCAACAAACAAAAAACGAGGTATCCAACTACTACACAGATACGTTATCTTTGTATGCGATAATGCTCGCGTTAATTATATCCTTTTTAAACCCATCCTATGCAAACCTTTATTTCTCTACTTCGAGGCATTAATGTAAGTGGTAAAAACACAATTAAAATGGAGGTTTTGAAACAGCTCGCCTCGAATTTAAACTTCACTCAAGTCCAAACCTATATTCAAAGTGGAAATCTCCTCTTTCAGTCCGAGGAGCTAGATGAGAAACACCTTTCCAATCGCATACAACATGCCATCAAAGCAGAACTAGGCCTAGTTGTACCAGTACTTACCCTATCTGCAACAACATTTGAATCGATCGTCAACCAATGCCCCTTTACACAAGCCGAAGAACAAGCACAACTGTACATTAGCTTTTTTGATTCAATACCAACGACTCCAAACAACGCTCAAATTCTCGAAAAAGTAACACCCGAAGAACGTTTGGCTTTTTCGGATTCCGCTGCTTATTTAGTCGCTACTCAAGGCTATGGCCGCACTAAAATAACCAATGCCCTTTTTGAACAAAAACTGGACCTTATTGCAACGACGCGCAACTACAAAACTTGCATCAAACTAATTGAACTAGCGCATACCATGCAATAGTTTCCTGTTCATCGAGCGGATTCTTTTATTTCGTACAAACCGATTTTAGCGGGTAATATTGCTTATATTTGGACTACCTATAACTAATTTATAAACCCCAATAAATAGTCCATATGAAAAGGCTTTGGAAATTAGAAATTCGCTTAGATCCTTCTTCTGATCAATCACTCTACTTGCAAATAGCAGATGCTATAATTATGGCTATTCAACAAGGGAGATTGCAAAAGGGAGATATTTTACCCAGTACACGTACTTTGGCGGAAATGCTAAAGGTCAATCGCAATACCCTTGTCAAGGCATTGAGTGTTCTATTGGATGAAGAGTGGTTAGAATCCGTCGAGCGAAAAGGTATTTTCATTGCCCAAGCCATTCCTCAATCCAAACCAATCAGGCGTCAATCTCCCATGATAGGCGGTACAATAGCAGAGGTACAACCACCCTTACCTCTTGTTTTTGACAATGGATATCCCGATAGTAAAATTGTACCTGTCAAAGAGTTAGCACGTGCCTATCGGCAAATTTTCAATCGCAATGCAAAATGGCAAATGATGGGCTATGGCGATGCTTTAGGAGATAAGCGATTCATTCAACACATTGCCCATATGCTCAACCACCAAAGGGGGATGCATGTCAAAGAGGATTGCGTCTGCATTACGCGTGGGGGGCAAATGGCGATCTATTTGGTAGCCCAATGTTTGCTTCAAAAAGGGGATGCTATATTAGTGGAAAACCCAGGCTATCAATCGGCTTGGCATGCCTTTGAACATGCTGGTGCCACGCTAATTCCCATTCCAGTAGATGCGGAGGGAATCTGCGTAGCCACGATGAGACAACAGCTCCAACAGAACCCATCCATTAAAGCGGTTTACCTTACGCCCCACCATCAATTTCCAACCACGGTAACACTTAGTTTACAGCGACGCTTAGCACTTGTTCAGCTCGCTAATGAATACAATATTACCGTCATTGAAGATGATTATGACAACGAATTCCATTATACCTACCGTCCTGTATTGCCTTTGTGCAGCTATGCAGAACTCGAAAACTACGTGTATATTGGCACGCTGAGCAAAGTTGTTGCACCAGCACTTCGCGTGGGTTTCTTGGTTACCAGTCACAACAGCTTAATTGACAAGATTAGCCAGCTGAGAAAAATTATTGATATTCAAGGAGATCGCATCATGGAACAAGCCGTCCTCCAATTAATTGAAGACGGCCTGATAAAGAAACATATTAAAAAAGCGACAAGTTTATATAAGGAGAAAAGAGATTTCACTCAGGCCTTGATTCAGCAGTACTTAACTGATAATGTAACCTTTACCATTCCAGATGGTGGGTTAGCCTTTTGGATAAAACCCAACTACGCCGTAGATTATGCACTTTTAATTGAGCGTTTAGCTACAAAAGGCGTGCAATTGGTTAATCCGAACGACTATTATCGTACGCCTACTGCTGCGGATGGATTGCGCTTGAGTTTTGGTACGCTTTCCATGGAAGAGTTGGAAAAAGGAGTACGTCTACTTGGGGAATGTCTACAAGAACAGCTACCGTAATCTCATGGCCATTGAGCCAATGTTGTGATGCCACCTTGTACTTTATCTCCAAGCTGTACCTTTACGACACAATCCAAAGGCAAGAGCAAATCTACACGCGATCCAAACTTTATAAACCCCATTTCTTCTGTTTGATTGGCTACTTCTCCACATGTTAAATAGTTTACTATGCGGTTAGCTAAAGCTCCTGCAATTTGCTTGGCCAATACTTCTTTTCCATTTGCATGCTGATAAACCACGCTGTGTCTCTCATTTTCAGTAGAGGATTTGGGATGCCAAGCCACTAAATTTTTCCCTTTGTGATAACAGCTATACACCACTTCACCTGCAATGGGATTCAAATTGACATGTACATTGAGCACACTCATAAACACGGATATCTGCAGGCGTTTTTCGGTAAAATACTCATCAGGCTCTACCTCTTCAATGACCACTACGGTACCATCACAAGGCGCTTGGATACAAGCGTCATCTATGTTCAACACTCGTTTGGGTATGCGAAAGAAAAAGAAAACTAACCCCAATAAAACGGTAGTCAATACGAGTACAAACCCTTGTATATACCACAGGCTATTGCTAATTAAAACAAAAGCTAATCCATTGCACAATAAAAAAACGCAACTTGCAACGGCAATAGGACCTTTTCCTTCTCGATGTAATTTCATGGGATCGTTGTTTTTAAATGATTGCCCTTCTTTGTATCTGCTGCGATCAACTAAAAAAATGACAGCTTGCTGATGGAATACAGCAGATGACAAGAAGGTTTTTTACTTTTTTGCTTTTTGCTTTTTGCTTTTTTGCTTTTTCGCAAGTTGTTTTTTCGTCTAATTTTCGATGAATGAAAATATACCCTTCAATCAGAAAAATTAACCGTCAACTGTTAAATTTGCTTTTTTATCTCATCGAATTGGTATTTTATTTTGGTATTCGATGAATCTCCACTTCGTTTCGATTTGCTTTTTCGCCAGTTGCCTTTTCGTCTAATTTTCGATGAAAGAAAATTTCCTTAAATCAGAAAAATTAACCGTTAAATTTGCTTTTTTATCTCATCGAATTGGTATTTTATTTTGGTATTCGATGAATCTCCACTTCGTTTCGATTTGCTTTTTCGCAAGTTGTTTTTTCGTCTAATTTTCGATGAATGAAAATATACCCTTCAATCAGAAAAATTAACCGTCAACTGTTAAATTTGCTTTTTCGTTTTTTCGCAAGTTGCTTTTTCGTCTAATTTTCGATGAATGAAAATATACCCTTCAATCAGAAAAATTAACCGTTAACTGTTCACCGTTAACTGTTAACTGATAACCGTTAACTAATTAGAGGTTCCCGTTGGATTCGAACCAACCTACTGGTTATTGCGTAACCAGGCCTACCACTCAGCCAGGGAACCGATTTTTAGTTTACAGTGGACCGTTTACGGTTCACTGACAACCTTTAGATTTGCTTTTTTATCTCATCGAATTGGTATTTTATTTTGGTATTCGATGAATCTCCACTTCGTTTCGATTTGTTTTTTCGCAAGTTGCTTTTTCGTCTAATTTTCGATGAATGAAAATATACCCTTCAATCAGAAAAATTAACCGTTAACTGTTAAATTTGCTTTTTCGTTTTTTCGCCAGTTGCTTTTTCGTCTAATTTTCGATGAATGAAAATATATCCTTCAATCAGAAAAATTAACCGTTAACTGATAACTGTTAACTGATAACTGTTAACTGATAACTGTTAACTGTTCACCGTTAACGGTTAACTAATTAGAGGTTCCCGTTGGATTCGAACCAACCTACTGGTTATTGCGTAACCAGGCCTACCACTCAGCCAGGGAACCGATTTTTAGTTTACAGTGGACCGTTTACGGTTCACTGTAAACCGTTAAATTTGCTTTTTTATCTCATCGAATTGGTATTTTATTTTGGTATTCGATGAATCTCCACTTCGTTTCGATTTGCTTTTTCGCCAGTTGCCTTTTCGCCAGATTATCGATTAAAGAAAATATATCCTTCAATCAGAAAAATTAACTGTTAAATTTGCTTTTTTATCTCATCGAATTGGTATTTTATTTTGGTATTCGATGAATCTCCACTTCGTTTCGATTTGCTTTTTCGCAAGTTGCCTTTTCGTCTAATTTTCGATGAAAGAAAATATATCCTTCAATCAGAAAAATTATCAACCATCAACCATCAACTATCAACCATCAACTATCAACCATCAACTATCAACCATCAACCATCAACCATCAACCATCAACTATCAACTATCAACCATCAACCATCAACTATCAACTATCAACCATCAACCATCAACTATCAACCGTTCACCGTTCACCGTTCACCGTTAACTGTTAACCGTTCACCGTTAACTGTTAACCGTTCACCGTTAACTGTTAACCGTTAACCGTTAACTAATCTAGTACAAACATACAGCCTCTCTGGAGGACTAACATGATACAGAATTGTGATTTTAGAGGTGGTCCAGGTTTTTGTTATTTGTGAGGCATAGAATCTGACAAATAACAAACCTCACTGCTTCCCCACAGTATGTCACCCCGACGCTAGGAGGGGTCGCATCCCGCGCTCACGTCATACTTTTGCTCTTTGTGAAGTTGTAAATGCTCTACAAAGCACAAATCGTAGCGTAGTGAAAATCGTAACGCAGTGAAAATCGTAACGTAGTGAAGATTCATCGAACACTAAAACAAATATAGAATAAGTGAGATATATTCATCGAACTCCAAAACAAAATATAAACTCGGTTAGATAAAACATAAACCTAATGAGATAAATATTAACCAATGAGATAAACCTCACAAAAAAACCTGGACCATCCAGATATTCTGATCCTGTACCATTCAAAACCGCAACAGTCCAACTACTTTTACCCTACAATATTTACTTATAAAATGATATACAATGAAACAACTAACTTTTTACCATGCGGGTTGTCCTGTTTGCGTCAGTGCTGAACAAGACCTTCTTAACTTAATTGCTGATTATCCCATCGAAATTATTCACTTGGGAGAAGAACCTGCAAAAGTACAGGAAGCAGAACGCGCAGGAGTGCAATCTGTACCTGCTTTAGTTTTATCCAATGGCAATGTATTGCACATCAACTTTGGAGCTTCTATTGCTGATCTAAAATAGCGCATTAAAAAAACCGCTAGGGGCAAATGACCTAGCGGTTTACAGTTGACTGTTTTAATCGTCTTTTTACAACAACCTAACCCTGACTTTCTTTCGTTAGGGTTTATTGCTTCACTACATCGAAAGGAAGCTACTCAACGCTAACATGTTGACGCAGCGTCAACTTCAATTCTTCAAGCGTACAAAGTACATGCTTTGTTTCTATAACAATAGACGTTCCATACGAACTTTTATATCCTAAAGCATTGATTTTTTTCAATAAACCTTTATTCTTCAAATATTTACTTTCATCCTTTACGAAAATTAAAAGCAAAGTGTGTTTTTTAATTTTTTTAGTCTTTATTGATGTAATATCTTTCCATGCTATTTGACCTATATTTATCAAATTCGTGTTATTAATCAGGCCTTCATTCGACACAATTAGTCCATCCTCCTCAAATAAAAGCAGCACGTATCCAATAAAAAGAGGGATTGAAAAAAAACTAATCAGGATTCCTGCTATTCGAATAAAAAGCTCACTTCGAACAACAGAAGAAGTAAAAATAGAAGGATATGATATAAATAAAATCCCTACGGTAATTAACACAAACAAGAGCAAAATAAGACAACTAATATCTTTTTTACTCAATTTAAATACAACACGTTTACTCATTATCTTTCTATGTAAAATAGGATTGCTCTTTCTATTGATATTAAATGATACTAGCATAGCTTGTATCAATGCTTCTACAATACTTTTTCCTGTCGCGCCTTATTTATTATAATAAATAGATCCATCCAAAATATAAACACTTAAATAGTTTATATCTGATCTAAGTTTAAAACTTCCTCCATCATTCCATAAAAAAAGTGAATCATTTCGCATCTTATTATCATTATAATCTTCCAATCCACAACCTTTCTCACTAATTATCATTGCAGTAGAATCAATATCAGCAATTAATTTTCCGCGATACCACAACAAGGTAAAACCCTCTGTATTAACAGTCTCTATATAACAATCTACTGGTTTACTTATCCCAAAATAGTTATATGGAACAACATAGCATTTACCTCCAATTCTTTTCCATACAGTTATTTCTTTACCATCTTCCAATTTATAAAAACTTCTACTTTGATCAATGATAAAATATAGTAATCCAACCATAATTATGAGAGAACTCAGTAATTTAATACTCTTCATTATACGTATTTAAGTTAAGTCCTATCGCATTACCCAATTTAGTCCAAAATATACTTTGTAAAAACATCATTACTTATCGTGTGATATCCGTTTTCCAGGGATATTATTTGAGGAAACTCAATGGTTAAAACATTACATTGTTCACTCTTACACCTATCGTCTATGCGAATGACATCTCCTCTTTTGTATTTATAAACAATACCCGTTGACTCTTTATTTACCTCTAACTTCACATTAAAAAAAGCATCCTTTTTATACCTTCTCAAGTCTATTGCGATTAATTTAGTATCAAACTCTACCCAGCAAGGGTTTTGATTGTTGAACATAAAGAGATTTCGTTCTATTGGTTCAACTTCCTTACTTTTCCTGTTCTTTTTAGCAAAGAATTTAACTTCTATTGCCGGATCAGCTTCAAAAAAAATGTAGCTTTTTTTATGCTGTGCATCTATACGCTGGCATAGTATAAAAATAATCAACAAAAAAATTCTGGTATACACAGGTGAATTTTTATCTAACTATATGAATTGGGGGCTTGCTAAAGATACTCTTTTTGTATTTTATTTTCTTCTGTACGTAGCCTAATTCACACCGTAAATGGTTCACTATAAACCCTAAATAAAACAAACACAAACTATAAATCTCGTTTACAAACCAAATAAAACACAGATTTTCAATCACTTACATTTGTTATTCAGCATAAAAACACTTTATTTTACAGTTTCTATTAAACTACACAACATCAAAAGAGGATAAAAAATTTTACTCGTATGGCAGAGTGGCGGTATTGGAAACGACCGCAAGCGTAAACAAATGATGTGTAAACGTTAGGACACCTAATCTGTACGTGTTTATATTAAAATCTTTCAATTATGAGTAATCTTCTATTACTACAAAGTCAATCGGCTATAGATCTTCACAACTTAGCGATTTTACAAGCTCTTTATGAGCAAAATGCCAATTTCTCAGCCTATGCCCAAAGCATCAACGAACTGTTTTACTACTATGTACAACATTGTACAGACAACGAAGATGAATTACTGCTCACTTCCACAGATATTCACAACATCCTAGAAGCGGTTAATACTTTTCAACAACTGAAAGAACCGATAGAAGAGTAGTTATATTGGTGGTTCGGAAGCTTAGGGTGAACAGGTTACTTGAAGAACCCCGTTTAAATACCCTTCAAACGGGGTTTATGCTATATGACACCGCATGAAGAAAATTTGAACCGTTCTGATAAAATCCTTTTAATCTGCTAGGAAGTTGAGCATCCTTTTTTATTTGCTTATTAAATACTACAAAACAGTTTTTTAAGCTTATTATTTCTTACTAAATAAAGTTCTTTAAAAGTATAGCTAATCCTATTAAGATAAGTACTCCCCTCCTATATCCTTTTAAATGGCATTTTCTCCACCAACAGGTCCACACCCAGTAGGTCATGCTGACGAAGGAAGCATCGCATCCGTCACTCAACGCTCGTTATTTCACTAGATGTATCTTACGAAAAAGAAACATGGAACGAAGTTAAGTCTGCGCGATTAGGATAACCAAGACTTAAAGCACTTACAATTAGATTTTAATCCATGTTTTTTAATCAAGCTAAGTTTTTAATTAAAAAAACATCTATATAACATTATTATTCCCATCAAAAAAAGACCAATTCCTCCTAAATATCCACGTATTTCCATTGACTTATCCAAAAAATCATAATCTTTGTTTTTTTTATAAATAAATAAGCTAAATACCAACTACTTCCTAAAATACATAGGATAGAATAAACTAATTCCATTAATTTCCTTTTTAAACTTCGTTTTCAATTATCTTAAGCTTTAAAGAGGCTCCTTGCCTAAGAATTTATTTCCCTAAATCATTTTTAGGACCAGGAATAACTTTATTCATCCCATCTCCACCCAAAGCCATACTATCTTCTATATAGCTAGCATTTTCTCCGCCAACAGGTCCACACCCAGTAGGTCATGCTGACGAAGGAAGCATCGCATCCGTCACTCAACGCTCGTTATTTCACTAGATGTATCTTACGACAAAGAAACATGGAACGAAGTTAAGTCTGCGCGATTAGGGTAACCAAGACTTAAAGCACTTACAATTAGATTTTAATCCATGTTTTTTAATCAAGCTAAGTTTTTAATTAAAAAAACATCTATATAACATTATTATTCCCATCAAAAAAAGACCAATTCCTCCTAAATATCCTTTTAAGTGCATTACATAACTTGTTGTCAAAGCCTTATCTCTATTTTTCTCATCTATTAGCGTCATGATAAAAAATAATAATCCTCCTATTATCAAAAGAATTGACAAAAAATAATTTCCCATTTTAATTATTCTTTTAGTTTTTCATTTACAATCTCTGGAATAAAATTATTTTCTCCTCCCGAGTTATCATGCCACATTCCTTTGTTAAATGTCCAGCTTCCAGTACTATTATCGTTATGAACATCTCCATTTTAAAAATTACCATGCTCTGTTGGATCAGTACTCATCCCCGTTGGATCAATCAAATTCATCGGGTTATTGTGCCCATGTCGCCAACGGAACGGGTTCACACACAACCACCTCTACTTCTTCTTTTCCTCTCACGAACTCAACCTTGGTTTTACAAGATCAACTGTTCCTATAAAAGTAGGATTTATTTCAATTGAAAAACGGATCATCACTGAAAAAATGCATCTGTCAATTACCCTAATAACCATCCGGTATCCCGTTCACTACCCACACTCGTCATGTCACCCTGAGGCAACGAAGGGTCGCATCCTACAAGGCGTTGAAAGACGAGCAATGGTTGACGAGCGTTGATTGTTGATTGACGGGTGTTGAATAACAGATGCGATTTCTCCTTCGTCGAAATGACATGACGGGGAGTGATTGACGGAGTGTTGATTGACGAGTGTTGAGCACACACAGTACCCACACACAGTACCCACACACAGTAATCACCCTGAGGCAACGAAGGGTCGCATCCTACAAGGCGTTGAAAGACGGCGTTGAGTGACGAGTGTTTGGGAATACGCTATAAAAGACAAAACCCGCTAATCGAAAGACTAACGAGTTTTTCTTCTTTATAATTTATGCGACTGGATCGTTCCCGAGGCTTTAGCTGAATCTGGGCAATCGGGTTTCTCCATTACCAAATAACCATCCAATATATTACAATTTTGTGTTGTTGACTTATTGCCATTCCTTTTGAATAACCATTTCCCCATTCTTTTGGCATCTGCTCAGAAGCTATTTCTAATCCTTTATAAAAAATCCCTTTCTCTGCTTCAAATACATAGATATCAAATTCATCATCTTTCCAAATATCTATCTTACTATCCTGTTGAAAATCAACAAAATTAGGAATAGGCAATTTATTGCTGTAACATTTTTTTTCAATTTCAATACCTTCTTTTAGTTTTGGTTTATCGTAACTTTCAAGTGACTCAATTGTTTCAAAAGGATTCACCTTAAACAAACAATCTTCTTTAGAATTATATTTATCTCTATAACCTCTTTCTGATAAATAACTCACAATTGAGTCGATTTCTGTTTTCGGTATATTATATTGATATAAATAAAGTCCAATATTATTCTTTCTAACGTCAGTGTTGGAACTCAAAGAATTTTCAAAACGTTTAAGTGCTATTGGAAAATGATCCACCATCAATGAATCGTACTCATTTTTATATTCTAAGTAACTTTTATTCATTCTTTTCACTGATTCTTCATTAAAAGAAAGCTCTTTTTTGCATCCTACAAAAACAAAAAAGAAAATAAATAATATAATACTGTTTTTCATAATGATTATTTTTTTAATGCTGCTCTAATTACTTTAATCGCATTTTCTAAAAATGTAGCTCCTTGTCCATAGTCTCTACTTTTATTAGAATAATATTCCGCTGTTACTTTGTTACTCTGTCCATATGGCTTTATTAAATCATATGTTATACTTTTAGTACTAGAAGACGGCCCAGAATTACTTGTTTCACGTATTATATTCTTCAGATTCAAATCAGTTTTATTTGCATAGGTAAGTTTACTTTCTCCTATCTCCTTCAATCCAGGAGTTATATTTTTAAAATTTTCTGCTCCCATCCTTCCCCCAGTTGTGTATTCTGTTTCCATTATTCTAACACTTTCAGCTTTTGCATATCCTACACTACTCATAAAACTCTCAGGGTTTTCAATTGGTGCTGCACCATATTTATTGGCTGTCTTTTGAATACTTGAAGCTCGTGGATAATTATCTCCAAACATATCATCTGCGCCTAATCTATCAAATTTAGTAGCATCACCAACTCCAATACCATCTGCAGTTTCCTGCGTTAAAGTTGATTGGTTAGGTACAAAAACAACTGCACCTGTTTCTCTCTGAACAAACCAATCATCTTTCCCTGTTGAATCCTCTTCACTCATCCCCGTTGGGTCAATCAAATTCATCGGGTTATTGTGCCCATGTCGCCAACGGAACGGGTCCACACACAACCACCTCTACTTCTTCTTTTCCTCGCGCGAAACTAACCCTGGTTTTACAAAACCAACTGTTCCTATAAAAGTAGGATTTATTTCAATTGAAAAACGGATCATCACTCAAAAAATGCATCTGTCAATTACCCTAATAACCATCCGGTATCCCGTTCACTACCCACGCTCATCATGTCACCCTGAGGCAACGAAGGGTCGCATCCTACAAGGCTTTGAAAGACGGCATTGAGTGACGAGCGTTGATTGTTGATTGACGGGTGTTGAATAACAGATGCGATTTCTCCTTCGTCGAAATGACATGACGGAGTGTGATTGACGGGGAGTGATTGACGAGTGTTGAGCACACACAGTAATCACCCTGAGGCAACGAAGGGTCACATCCTACAAGGCATTGAAAGAAGGCATTGAGTGACGAGTGTTTGGGAATGCGCTATAAAAGACAAAACCCGTTAATCGAAAGACTAACGAGTTTTTCTTCTTTATAATTTATGCACACGGATTGCACCCTAGGCTT contains the following coding sequences:
- a CDS encoding LytR/AlgR family response regulator transcription factor; translation: MQLTTAKTPLPLKCLVIDDEPLARRAIVDFIAQVDFLIAQASCGSALEAQELMRKDNYDLLFLDINMPYLSGIDFLESINQPPMVIFTTAYSEHALEGYRLQIVDYLLKPITFKRFFQAALKAKEWHDLKHQNKEEIGLSDGSMYIKHEDSFVKIQWTSIRYIEGMQNYVKIHTADKNYIIHQTMIAIEDLLPKDHFFRIHKSYLINVNHMSSISGNKVLIHGVQLPIARLRKEALLNDIIYKNLLSK
- a CDS encoding DUF6268 family outer membrane beta-barrel protein, with translation MKIRLVLVCCAFLLGMVTMWSQEKIRGEFKVDYVPFSNYVRPIDSVKTPSKTDFRRVEVNVEIPLSLTMDKRNKPRIWSIVAQGAYAQMEHKLYEEELFPTELLNAQVGLKHFRSISDSWSMLVMATVGVYTDMEVINSEAILAQGGVFFIKHFNDKVALGVGPVLTNSFGVPMVLPGIYFNWETQGDFYVHVAFPQGVELGYKVNEMTDVKLAADLQGMTAVIKKDDKNMLLGFQQIVAGLRPEFKLNEHLTLSLTAGSSLVRSFSYNERKIKNIFKEKKEADPRFTSTFYGAVKLRWAL
- a CDS encoding DUF1697 domain-containing protein, producing MQTFISLLRGINVSGKNTIKMEVLKQLASNLNFTQVQTYIQSGNLLFQSEELDEKHLSNRIQHAIKAELGLVVPVLTLSATTFESIVNQCPFTQAEEQAQLYISFFDSIPTTPNNAQILEKVTPEERLAFSDSAAYLVATQGYGRTKITNALFEQKLDLIATTRNYKTCIKLIELAHTMQ
- the pdxR gene encoding MocR-like pyridoxine biosynthesis transcription factor PdxR, which produces MKRLWKLEIRLDPSSDQSLYLQIADAIIMAIQQGRLQKGDILPSTRTLAEMLKVNRNTLVKALSVLLDEEWLESVERKGIFIAQAIPQSKPIRRQSPMIGGTIAEVQPPLPLVFDNGYPDSKIVPVKELARAYRQIFNRNAKWQMMGYGDALGDKRFIQHIAHMLNHQRGMHVKEDCVCITRGGQMAIYLVAQCLLQKGDAILVENPGYQSAWHAFEHAGATLIPIPVDAEGICVATMRQQLQQNPSIKAVYLTPHHQFPTTVTLSLQRRLALVQLANEYNITVIEDDYDNEFHYTYRPVLPLCSYAELENYVYIGTLSKVVAPALRVGFLVTSHNSLIDKISQLRKIIDIQGDRIMEQAVLQLIEDGLIKKHIKKATSLYKEKRDFTQALIQQYLTDNVTFTIPDGGLAFWIKPNYAVDYALLIERLATKGVQLVNPNDYYRTPTAADGLRLSFGTLSMEELEKGVRLLGECLQEQLP
- a CDS encoding phosphatidylserine decarboxylase family protein is translated as MKLHREGKGPIAVASCVFLLCNGLAFVLISNSLWYIQGFVLVLTTVLLGLVFFFFRIPKRVLNIDDACIQAPCDGTVVVIEEVEPDEYFTEKRLQISVFMSVLNVHVNLNPIAGEVVYSCYHKGKNLVAWHPKSSTENERHSVVYQHANGKEVLAKQIAGALANRIVNYLTCGEVANQTEEMGFIKFGSRVDLLLPLDCVVKVQLGDKVQGGITTLAQWP
- a CDS encoding restriction endonuclease produces the protein MKENISFNQKNYQPSTINYQPSTINHQLSTINHQPSTINYQLSTINHQLSTINHQPSTINRSPFTVHR
- a CDS encoding thioredoxin domain-containing protein encodes the protein MKQLTFYHAGCPVCVSAEQDLLNLIADYPIEIIHLGEEPAKVQEAERAGVQSVPALVLSNGNVLHINFGASIADLK
- a CDS encoding STM3941 family protein, which translates into the protein MSKRVVFKLSKKDISCLILLLFVLITVGILFISYPSIFTSSVVRSELFIRIAGILISFFSIPLFIGYVLLLFEEDGLIVSNEGLINNTNLINIGQIAWKDITSIKTKKIKKHTLLLIFVKDESKYLKNKGLLKKINALGYKSSYGTSIVIETKHVLCTLEELKLTLRQHVSVE